In uncultured Bacteroides sp., one genomic interval encodes:
- a CDS encoding glycosyltransferase family 4 protein: MFPDKKLPYYGIFVKEQIEAIKKYYSIDYDIYYIDGRQHKWNYIKSIFEIHNILSEKQYDLIHVHYCLAGLFLLINIKRKIPVVVTLHGGDILKTQKKYIQIFFSKKILKKADFAITMNNKMDAEVRKYIEKTEIIPCSINTDFFTPPINRKINNPPIVVFPSKKNRVEKNFSLFKNVVNLYELKYSTELQIIELDKMSRQQVVELFQMADVMLMTSYSEGSPQVVKEAMACNLPVVSTNVGDVSYLLENVKRSYVVDTFKVDPLSEALLLSLYTDSSGIDGRDKLIKLGLNDEAIAKRIYNIYRLLLK, encoded by the coding sequence ATGTTTCCAGACAAAAAATTACCATATTATGGAATTTTTGTTAAAGAACAAATAGAAGCCATAAAAAAGTATTACTCTATTGATTATGATATTTATTATATTGATGGTAGACAACATAAATGGAACTATATTAAATCAATATTTGAAATCCATAATATTCTTTCAGAGAAGCAATATGATTTAATTCATGTTCATTATTGTCTTGCAGGTTTATTCTTATTAATAAATATAAAAAGAAAGATACCTGTTGTTGTAACATTGCATGGCGGAGATATTTTAAAAACCCAAAAAAAGTATATTCAGATATTTTTTAGTAAGAAGATCCTAAAAAAAGCAGATTTTGCTATTACAATGAATAATAAAATGGATGCTGAAGTAAGAAAATATATAGAAAAAACTGAAATTATTCCATGTTCTATTAATACTGATTTTTTTACGCCTCCAATTAATCGCAAAATAAACAATCCTCCAATAGTCGTTTTTCCAAGTAAAAAAAATAGAGTTGAAAAAAATTTTAGTCTATTTAAAAATGTAGTAAATCTTTATGAGCTGAAATATTCTACAGAATTACAAATTATTGAGTTAGATAAGATGAGTAGACAACAAGTTGTCGAGTTATTTCAAATGGCTGATGTAATGTTAATGACTTCGTATTCGGAAGGTTCTCCCCAAGTTGTAAAAGAAGCTATGGCATGCAATTTACCTGTAGTATCAACAAATGTGGGAGATGTAAGTTATTTATTAGAAAACGTCAAGAGATCATATGTCGTTGATACTTTTAAAGTTGATCCTCTATCTGAAGCCCTACTATTGTCATTATATACTGACTCTTCTGGTATTGATGGCAGAGACAAATTAATTAAATTAGGCTTAAATGATGAAGCTATTGCTAAAAGGATTTATAATATATATAGATTATTATTGAAATAA
- a CDS encoding undecaprenyl-phosphate glucose phosphotransferase, whose amino-acid sequence MKQQTRFSHLLKSLIVLGDYLVLNATFLLVFLLFKSYLREDVISEFHSLLVALNICYIPGLLIFKIAIHSRVIYADKIVQNIFYVILLHFVLFTSVLTIFKIQDVSRLFTISLYSLLFISLAAWRLSLRFCIKLYRKKGFNFKLVVIIGAGQNGNALYQEMMDDQGYGFRILGFFEDNPVNIPSESKLLGSTDDIEAFIRDNEVDEVYCTLPESAEKIIIRALNFCENNMIRFHIVPEFRRYVKKKMELNVLGNMPVLSLRTEPLQNPLNRLSKRTFDVILSSLFISTMFPIIYIIVATGIKISSPGPVFFKQRRTGKRGHEFYCYKFRTMRINEDADLKQAIENDPRTTRFGEFLRKSSIDELPQLFNVLKGEMSIVGPRPHMLKHTKQYNELIDKYMLRHLVKPGITGWAQVTGFRGETKDVSQMEERVIRDVWYLENWSFFLDIKIIYITIINIFRGEKNAY is encoded by the coding sequence ATGAAGCAGCAAACTAGATTTTCACATCTATTGAAATCACTAATAGTATTGGGAGATTATTTAGTTCTCAATGCAACCTTTTTGTTAGTGTTTCTTCTTTTTAAATCTTATTTAAGAGAAGATGTGATTTCTGAATTTCACTCATTGCTTGTTGCTTTGAATATTTGTTATATTCCTGGTTTGTTGATATTTAAAATAGCAATTCATTCTAGAGTTATATATGCTGATAAGATTGTACAAAATATATTTTATGTAATATTACTTCATTTTGTACTCTTTACTTCCGTTTTAACTATCTTCAAAATCCAAGATGTTTCCAGACTTTTTACTATTTCGCTGTATTCTTTATTGTTTATCTCTCTTGCGGCATGGAGATTAAGCTTACGATTTTGTATTAAGCTTTATAGAAAAAAAGGATTTAACTTTAAACTGGTTGTTATTATTGGAGCTGGACAAAATGGGAATGCTTTATATCAGGAAATGATGGATGATCAAGGTTATGGTTTTCGAATCTTAGGTTTTTTTGAAGATAATCCGGTAAACATTCCATCTGAATCAAAATTACTTGGAAGTACTGATGATATTGAAGCCTTTATTAGAGATAATGAAGTAGATGAAGTTTATTGTACTCTTCCCGAATCGGCTGAAAAAATAATTATTCGAGCACTAAATTTCTGTGAGAATAATATGATTCGTTTTCATATTGTTCCTGAATTCAGGAGATATGTAAAAAAGAAAATGGAATTAAATGTATTAGGGAACATGCCGGTTTTATCACTGAGAACTGAACCGCTGCAAAATCCTTTAAACAGACTTTCAAAACGAACTTTTGATGTAATACTCTCATCATTATTTATTTCTACGATGTTCCCAATAATTTATATAATTGTGGCAACAGGTATTAAAATTTCCTCTCCGGGCCCAGTATTCTTTAAACAACGCCGTACCGGAAAACGAGGACATGAGTTTTATTGTTACAAATTTCGTACAATGAGAATTAATGAGGATGCGGATCTAAAACAAGCCATAGAAAATGATCCAAGAACAACACGTTTTGGAGAATTTTTACGTAAAAGTAGTATTGATGAACTTCCTCAGTTATTTAATGTCTTAAAAGGAGAGATGTCAATAGTTGGTCCTCGTCCACACATGCTGAAACATACAAAACAATACAATGAATTAATAGACAAATATATGTTACGTCATTTAGTTAAACCTGGAATTACAGGATGGGCTCAAGTAACTGGATTTAGAGGTGAAACGAAAGACGTCTCACAAATGGAGGAACGTGTAATAAGAGATGTTTGGTATCTTGAAAACTGGTCTTTTTTCCTCGATATAAAAATAATTTATATAACTATAATTAATATATTTCGTGGTGAAAAAAACGCTTATTAA